Within the Novosphingobium pentaromativorans US6-1 genome, the region TGCGCTGCTCGGCTATCGCAACGGCCGTCGCAGCTTCACCCGAGCGCAAGTGGAGCTTCATCATCCCGAACATCGCCGGCATCGCGAACACCGGGAACACCGGGAACACCGGGAACATGGGCATGATCGCGAACTGTGTTTGTCTGAAGCCGAGTACTGCTGATGGAAAAGGACCAACCGAACAAGACCGATCGATCGGAAGCCATTTATCGCGCCCTGCGCGAGGCGATCATCGAACAGGCGCTGGAACCCAGGACCAAGTTGTCCGAAGATCGCATCGGCCAGCAATTCGGCGCCAGCCGAACGCTTGTACGTCTCGCCCTAGGCCGGCTCGCCAATGAAGGCCTCGTCACTCTCGAGCCCAATCGCGGCGCTTACGTGGCGCTGCCCGAATGGGACGAAGCGGCAGAGCTGTTCGAAGTACGCACGGCCCTTGAGCGCATCGCAATCGAACGAATTGCCCGCAGCGCCGACATGGATGCGATCAGGCAACTGCGCTGTCACATCGAGGAAGAAGCAGCGGCAGCGGCGCTCGACGACCGCAGGAAGTCCATCCGTCTCGCAACGGAGTTTCACATTCTTCTGGCCGATCTGGCGCGAAGTCCCCTGCTGTCCGGCTATATCGCGCAACTCGCGTGCCGCTGCGGGCTACTCCTCGCCCATCATGACCCGACCCATTCGGCAGACTGCGCGGTCAGTGAACACGGCGCCATCATCGACGCACTGGAACAGGGCGATGCCGAGCGCGCGATCCACCTGTCGGACGCGCATCTTGGCGGGGTCCTGAACCGGGCCCTGGAAGGACGACCGCCTTTGGAGGGGCAGGATCTCGACCAGATCCTTGGCCCCTACGCCGAGCGGGTTCTGGCACAAGGATCGAAGAAATGAATATCGATGAACCCGAAGCACTCGCATCCCTGACCGAGGCGAGCGATGCCTATGAGGCCGCCCTGCAGGACAACGACCTCGATAAGATGGACCAGCTGTTCTGGGACGATTTTCGCACGACCCGCTTCGGCGTGCGCGAAAACCTGCATGGCATCGCGGAAATCCGCGAGTTTCGCATTCAGCGTCCGGGTGGAGCGCCCGCCCGCGACAATCTTCGCCGCACCATTACCGTGTTCGGCCCCGATCATGGCCATTGCGCCATCGAATTCCGCTATCGGGGCAACGGTGCACTTGGGCGTCAGACCCAGATGTGGGTCCGCCTCGACGGCGCCTGGCGCGTGATCGGCGCGCACATCTCGCTGCTGCCCGCCTGAGTGAAGGGGCCGCAGCGGCCCCGCCCACTTTCCGACCAGTCCTCCCGACG harbors:
- a CDS encoding GntR family transcriptional regulator, which gives rise to MEKDQPNKTDRSEAIYRALREAIIEQALEPRTKLSEDRIGQQFGASRTLVRLALGRLANEGLVTLEPNRGAYVALPEWDEAAELFEVRTALERIAIERIARSADMDAIRQLRCHIEEEAAAAALDDRRKSIRLATEFHILLADLARSPLLSGYIAQLACRCGLLLAHHDPTHSADCAVSEHGAIIDALEQGDAERAIHLSDAHLGGVLNRALEGRPPLEGQDLDQILGPYAERVLAQGSKK
- a CDS encoding AtzH-like domain-containing protein, with translation MNIDEPEALASLTEASDAYEAALQDNDLDKMDQLFWDDFRTTRFGVRENLHGIAEIREFRIQRPGGAPARDNLRRTITVFGPDHGHCAIEFRYRGNGALGRQTQMWVRLDGAWRVIGAHISLLPA